Proteins encoded within one genomic window of Neodiprion fabricii isolate iyNeoFabr1 chromosome 6, iyNeoFabr1.1, whole genome shotgun sequence:
- the LOC124185087 gene encoding ETS-related transcription factor Elf-5-like isoform X4, whose translation MKLEHDMESDSFYTDQTNGSVLRFCNYDDVCSIDHFHSNNNISPVDCSRDPYYDSGKPLQLLNLDAQSKVKSEIHNWNIEMEDPYNKSRYSSDEDMKPDCNSWMRKPIEYWDTLETKSWLLSSFMKLGIHYEKLCTVAEEFSMPGNKLVQLSLQDFVNRDHDNGGRLYEILQEHRDMKYHYEESVISTDYVKKRQPGRPRSLSTKQKPVKNERLWEYVRNLLLNPKFCPQWICWENYEKKRFRFVKSDCVAKMWGSRKHNPDMTYEKFSRAMRYYYKKGIFVAVQGRRLVYQFGPAATGLETDDPNFRKSQF comes from the exons ATGAAACTCGAACACGACATGGAAAGCGACTCGTTTTACACGGATCAAACGAACGGGAGTGTTCTTCGTTTTTGCAATTATGACGACGTCTGCTCCATCGACCATTTTCACTCCAACAACAATATATCACCA GTCGATTGCTCACGTGATCCTTACTACGACAGTGGTAAACCTCTGCAATTGCTGAACCTGGACGCGCAGAGCAAGGTGAAGAGCGAGATTCACAATTGGAATATCGAAATGGAAGATCCGTACAACAAATCGCGTTACA GTAGCGACGAAGATATGAAACCCGATTGCAACAGCTGGATGAGAAAACCGATTGAGTACTGGGATACGTTAGAGACGAAAAGTTGGCTCCTTTCGAGTTTTATGAAATTAGGTATTCACTATGAAAAACTCTGCACTGTTGCCGAGGAATTTTCTATGCCAGGAAATAAACTTGTACAATTATCGCTGCAAGATTTCGTCAACCGTGATCACGACAACGGAGGAAGACTTTACGAAATATTACAGGAGCACCGCGACATGAAATATCACT ACGAAGAATCGGTGATCAGTACGGATTATGTTAAAAAACGACAACCTGGAAGACCTCGAAGTTTAAGTACCAAACAGAAACCTG TCAAAAACGAGAGACTTTGGGAATATGTGAGAAATTTGCTACTCAATCCAAAGTTTTGCCCGCAATGGATATGCTGggaaaattacgaaaagaaGAGATTTCGTTTTGTGAAAAGTGACTGCGTGGCGAAAATGTGGGGATCGCGTAAACACAATCCGGACATGACGTACGAAAAATTCAGCCGTGCGATGAG ATATTACTACAAAAAAGGTATATTCGTCGCTGTCCAAGGAAGGCGTCTCGTTTATCAATTTGGTCCCGCAGCGACGGGCCTAGAAACGGACGATCCAAATTTCCGCAAATCACAATTTTAA
- the LOC124185087 gene encoding ETS homologous factor-like isoform X2 produces the protein MKLEHDMESDSFYTDQTNGSVLRFCNYDDVCSIDHFHSNNNISPVDCSRDPYYDSGKPLQLLNLDAQSKVKSEIHNWNIEMEDPYNKSRYSSDEDMKPDCNSWMRKPIEYWDTLETKSWLLSSFMKLGIHYEKLCTVAEEFSMPGNKLVQLSLQDFVNRDHDNGGRLYEILQEHRDMKYHSYSFAKFPPECSDDETSLTISQNYSDEESVISTDYVKKRQPGRPRSLSTKQKPVKNERLWEYVRNLLLNPKFCPQWICWENYEKKRFRFVKSDCVAKMWGSRKHNPDMTYEKFSRAMRYYYKKGIFVAVQGRRLVYQFGPAATGLETDDPNFRKSQF, from the exons ATGAAACTCGAACACGACATGGAAAGCGACTCGTTTTACACGGATCAAACGAACGGGAGTGTTCTTCGTTTTTGCAATTATGACGACGTCTGCTCCATCGACCATTTTCACTCCAACAACAATATATCACCA GTCGATTGCTCACGTGATCCTTACTACGACAGTGGTAAACCTCTGCAATTGCTGAACCTGGACGCGCAGAGCAAGGTGAAGAGCGAGATTCACAATTGGAATATCGAAATGGAAGATCCGTACAACAAATCGCGTTACA GTAGCGACGAAGATATGAAACCCGATTGCAACAGCTGGATGAGAAAACCGATTGAGTACTGGGATACGTTAGAGACGAAAAGTTGGCTCCTTTCGAGTTTTATGAAATTAGGTATTCACTATGAAAAACTCTGCACTGTTGCCGAGGAATTTTCTATGCCAGGAAATAAACTTGTACAATTATCGCTGCAAGATTTCGTCAACCGTGATCACGACAACGGAGGAAGACTTTACGAAATATTACAGGAGCACCGCGACATGAAATATCACT CATACTCGTTCGCAAAATTTCCACCAGAATGTTCCGACGATGAAACATCCCTTACTATCAGCCAAAATTATTCCG ACGAAGAATCGGTGATCAGTACGGATTATGTTAAAAAACGACAACCTGGAAGACCTCGAAGTTTAAGTACCAAACAGAAACCTG TCAAAAACGAGAGACTTTGGGAATATGTGAGAAATTTGCTACTCAATCCAAAGTTTTGCCCGCAATGGATATGCTGggaaaattacgaaaagaaGAGATTTCGTTTTGTGAAAAGTGACTGCGTGGCGAAAATGTGGGGATCGCGTAAACACAATCCGGACATGACGTACGAAAAATTCAGCCGTGCGATGAG ATATTACTACAAAAAAGGTATATTCGTCGCTGTCCAAGGAAGGCGTCTCGTTTATCAATTTGGTCCCGCAGCGACGGGCCTAGAAACGGACGATCCAAATTTCCGCAAATCACAATTTTAA
- the LOC124185087 gene encoding ETS-related transcription factor Elf-5-like isoform X1 translates to MKLEHDMESDSFYTDQTNGSVLRFCNYDDVCSIDHFHSNNNISPVDCSRDPYYDSGKPLQLLNLDAQSKVKSEIHNWNIEMEDPYNKSRYSSDEDMKPDCNSWMRKPIEYWDTLETKSWLLSSFMKLGIHYEKLCTVAEEFSMPGNKLVQLSLQDFVNRDHDNGGRLYEILQEHRDMKYHSYSFAKFPPECSDDETSLTISQNYSDEESVISTDYVKKRQPGRPRSLSTKQKPAVKNERLWEYVRNLLLNPKFCPQWICWENYEKKRFRFVKSDCVAKMWGSRKHNPDMTYEKFSRAMRYYYKKGIFVAVQGRRLVYQFGPAATGLETDDPNFRKSQF, encoded by the exons ATGAAACTCGAACACGACATGGAAAGCGACTCGTTTTACACGGATCAAACGAACGGGAGTGTTCTTCGTTTTTGCAATTATGACGACGTCTGCTCCATCGACCATTTTCACTCCAACAACAATATATCACCA GTCGATTGCTCACGTGATCCTTACTACGACAGTGGTAAACCTCTGCAATTGCTGAACCTGGACGCGCAGAGCAAGGTGAAGAGCGAGATTCACAATTGGAATATCGAAATGGAAGATCCGTACAACAAATCGCGTTACA GTAGCGACGAAGATATGAAACCCGATTGCAACAGCTGGATGAGAAAACCGATTGAGTACTGGGATACGTTAGAGACGAAAAGTTGGCTCCTTTCGAGTTTTATGAAATTAGGTATTCACTATGAAAAACTCTGCACTGTTGCCGAGGAATTTTCTATGCCAGGAAATAAACTTGTACAATTATCGCTGCAAGATTTCGTCAACCGTGATCACGACAACGGAGGAAGACTTTACGAAATATTACAGGAGCACCGCGACATGAAATATCACT CATACTCGTTCGCAAAATTTCCACCAGAATGTTCCGACGATGAAACATCCCTTACTATCAGCCAAAATTATTCCG ACGAAGAATCGGTGATCAGTACGGATTATGTTAAAAAACGACAACCTGGAAGACCTCGAAGTTTAAGTACCAAACAGAAACCTG CAGTCAAAAACGAGAGACTTTGGGAATATGTGAGAAATTTGCTACTCAATCCAAAGTTTTGCCCGCAATGGATATGCTGggaaaattacgaaaagaaGAGATTTCGTTTTGTGAAAAGTGACTGCGTGGCGAAAATGTGGGGATCGCGTAAACACAATCCGGACATGACGTACGAAAAATTCAGCCGTGCGATGAG ATATTACTACAAAAAAGGTATATTCGTCGCTGTCCAAGGAAGGCGTCTCGTTTATCAATTTGGTCCCGCAGCGACGGGCCTAGAAACGGACGATCCAAATTTCCGCAAATCACAATTTTAA
- the LOC124185087 gene encoding ETS-related transcription factor Elf-5-like isoform X3 — protein MKLEHDMESDSFYTDQTNGSVLRFCNYDDVCSIDHFHSNNNISPVDCSRDPYYDSGKPLQLLNLDAQSKVKSEIHNWNIEMEDPYNKSRYSSDEDMKPDCNSWMRKPIEYWDTLETKSWLLSSFMKLGIHYEKLCTVAEEFSMPGNKLVQLSLQDFVNRDHDNGGRLYEILQEHRDMKYHYEESVISTDYVKKRQPGRPRSLSTKQKPAVKNERLWEYVRNLLLNPKFCPQWICWENYEKKRFRFVKSDCVAKMWGSRKHNPDMTYEKFSRAMRYYYKKGIFVAVQGRRLVYQFGPAATGLETDDPNFRKSQF, from the exons ATGAAACTCGAACACGACATGGAAAGCGACTCGTTTTACACGGATCAAACGAACGGGAGTGTTCTTCGTTTTTGCAATTATGACGACGTCTGCTCCATCGACCATTTTCACTCCAACAACAATATATCACCA GTCGATTGCTCACGTGATCCTTACTACGACAGTGGTAAACCTCTGCAATTGCTGAACCTGGACGCGCAGAGCAAGGTGAAGAGCGAGATTCACAATTGGAATATCGAAATGGAAGATCCGTACAACAAATCGCGTTACA GTAGCGACGAAGATATGAAACCCGATTGCAACAGCTGGATGAGAAAACCGATTGAGTACTGGGATACGTTAGAGACGAAAAGTTGGCTCCTTTCGAGTTTTATGAAATTAGGTATTCACTATGAAAAACTCTGCACTGTTGCCGAGGAATTTTCTATGCCAGGAAATAAACTTGTACAATTATCGCTGCAAGATTTCGTCAACCGTGATCACGACAACGGAGGAAGACTTTACGAAATATTACAGGAGCACCGCGACATGAAATATCACT ACGAAGAATCGGTGATCAGTACGGATTATGTTAAAAAACGACAACCTGGAAGACCTCGAAGTTTAAGTACCAAACAGAAACCTG CAGTCAAAAACGAGAGACTTTGGGAATATGTGAGAAATTTGCTACTCAATCCAAAGTTTTGCCCGCAATGGATATGCTGggaaaattacgaaaagaaGAGATTTCGTTTTGTGAAAAGTGACTGCGTGGCGAAAATGTGGGGATCGCGTAAACACAATCCGGACATGACGTACGAAAAATTCAGCCGTGCGATGAG ATATTACTACAAAAAAGGTATATTCGTCGCTGTCCAAGGAAGGCGTCTCGTTTATCAATTTGGTCCCGCAGCGACGGGCCTAGAAACGGACGATCCAAATTTCCGCAAATCACAATTTTAA
- the LOC124185086 gene encoding ETS-related transcription factor Elf-5-like isoform X1: MSIFDDLFFDVNCTDFKSEVSLNKDNETQRSDIEIPHLDIKLEDPNGESDDSNKENSNEDLEDWRKKPVNQWDEKDTKKWLISTIIVELRESYDVCCRSEKLVMPGQELLRLSKNNFINLCGTIGSRLFELLPKQSAPKTRHRKKSPNIHTRHWQKKKVEQWNTTDTKNWLLWTSIELNIFYDNICTVAEKFSMPGNELRQLSLQDFINRDPINGEKFYESLREERNVKHNDIPFQRYRVPYSDDETSADSTVSISDAESVSNIDLARTKVERKGRSGSHTLWVWEFLRDLLRNPKYCPEYVYWKDYSKKIFCLVKNKEIAQMWGKRKKIKKKEMNYDKFSRALRYHYKKGTLESVDKERLTYRFGPAATGLETDDPNFEKARVKYQL; encoded by the exons ATGTCGATC TTTGATGATCTGTTTTTTGATGTAAACTGCACGGATTTTAAATCTGAAGTATCGTTAAACAAAGATAATGAAACTCAAAGAAGCGATATCGAAATTCCTCATTTGGATATTAAACTGGAAGACCCAAACGGAGAATCGGATGATA GTAACAAAGAGAACAGCAACGAAGATTTGGaagattggagaaaaaaaccGGTAAATCAATGGGATGaaaaagacacaaaaaaatggttaatttcaacgataatcGTGGAATTGAGGGAATCTTACGACGTCTGCTGCAGGAGTGAAAAACTTGTTATGCCAGGACAAGAACTTCTAAGActgtcgaaaaataattttataaatctcTGTGGAACCATCGGAAGTAGGCTTTTCGAATTGTTGCCGAAGCAAAGCGCCCCAAAGACTCGTC ATCGCAAAAAAAGTCCGAATATTCATACCAGACATtggcagaaaaaaaaggtagaaCAGTGGAATACGACGGATACAAAAAATTGGCTTCTTTGGACATCTatagaattgaatattttttatgacaATATTTGCACTGTTGCCGAGAAATTTTCTATGCCAGGAAATGAACTTCGGCAATTATCGCTGCAAGATTTCATCAATCGTGATCCGATTAATGGGGAAAAGTTTTACGAATCGTTGCGAGAGGAACGCAACGTAAAACATAACG ATATTCCATTCCAACGATACCGAGTACCGTACTCCGACGACGAGACATCGGCCGACAGCACAGTCTCGATTTCTG ATGCAGAATCGGTGAGCAATATAGATTTGGCAAGAACAAAAGTAGAGCGAAAAGGAAGATCTG GCAGTCACACATTGTGGGTTTGGGAATTTTTACGAGACTTATTACGCAACCCGAAGTATTGTCCTGAATATGTATACTGGAAGGattacagcaaaaaaattttttgtttggttaaaaataaagaaatagcACAGATGTGGGGCAAACGTAAGAAAATTAAGAAGAAGGAGATGAACTACGACAAATTTAGTCGTGCGTTAAG gTATCATTATAAAAAAGGCACTCTTGAATCCGTTGATAAGGAGCGTCTTACTTATCGATTTGGTCCCGCGGCAACGGGATTAGAAACTGACGATCCCAACTTTGAAAAGGCTAGAGTCAAATACCAGCTCTAA
- the LOC124185086 gene encoding ETS-related transcription factor Elf-5-like isoform X3 encodes MSIFDDLFFDVNCTDFKSEVSLNKDNETQRSDIEIPHLDIKLEDPNGESDDSNKENSNEDLEDWRKKPVNQWDEKDTKKWLISTIIVELRESYDVCCRSEKLVMPGQELLRLSKNNFINLCGTIGSRLFELLPKQSAPKTRHIPFQRYRVPYSDDETSADSTVSISDAESVSNIDLARTKVERKGRSGSHTLWVWEFLRDLLRNPKYCPEYVYWKDYSKKIFCLVKNKEIAQMWGKRKKIKKKEMNYDKFSRALRYHYKKGTLESVDKERLTYRFGPAATGLETDDPNFEKARVKYQL; translated from the exons ATGTCGATC TTTGATGATCTGTTTTTTGATGTAAACTGCACGGATTTTAAATCTGAAGTATCGTTAAACAAAGATAATGAAACTCAAAGAAGCGATATCGAAATTCCTCATTTGGATATTAAACTGGAAGACCCAAACGGAGAATCGGATGATA GTAACAAAGAGAACAGCAACGAAGATTTGGaagattggagaaaaaaaccGGTAAATCAATGGGATGaaaaagacacaaaaaaatggttaatttcaacgataatcGTGGAATTGAGGGAATCTTACGACGTCTGCTGCAGGAGTGAAAAACTTGTTATGCCAGGACAAGAACTTCTAAGActgtcgaaaaataattttataaatctcTGTGGAACCATCGGAAGTAGGCTTTTCGAATTGTTGCCGAAGCAAAGCGCCCCAAAGACTCGTC ATATTCCATTCCAACGATACCGAGTACCGTACTCCGACGACGAGACATCGGCCGACAGCACAGTCTCGATTTCTG ATGCAGAATCGGTGAGCAATATAGATTTGGCAAGAACAAAAGTAGAGCGAAAAGGAAGATCTG GCAGTCACACATTGTGGGTTTGGGAATTTTTACGAGACTTATTACGCAACCCGAAGTATTGTCCTGAATATGTATACTGGAAGGattacagcaaaaaaattttttgtttggttaaaaataaagaaatagcACAGATGTGGGGCAAACGTAAGAAAATTAAGAAGAAGGAGATGAACTACGACAAATTTAGTCGTGCGTTAAG gTATCATTATAAAAAAGGCACTCTTGAATCCGTTGATAAGGAGCGTCTTACTTATCGATTTGGTCCCGCGGCAACGGGATTAGAAACTGACGATCCCAACTTTGAAAAGGCTAGAGTCAAATACCAGCTCTAA
- the LOC124185086 gene encoding ETS homologous factor-like isoform X2: MSIFDDLFFDVNCTDFKSEVSLNKDNETQRSDIEIPHLDIKLEDPNGESDDSNKENSNEDLEDWRKKPVNQWDEKDTKKWLISTIIVELRESYDVCCRSEKLVMPGQELLRLSKNNFINLCGTIGSRLFELLPKQSAPKTRRNELRQLSLQDFINRDPINGEKFYESLREERNVKHNDIPFQRYRVPYSDDETSADSTVSISDAESVSNIDLARTKVERKGRSGSHTLWVWEFLRDLLRNPKYCPEYVYWKDYSKKIFCLVKNKEIAQMWGKRKKIKKKEMNYDKFSRALRYHYKKGTLESVDKERLTYRFGPAATGLETDDPNFEKARVKYQL, from the exons ATGTCGATC TTTGATGATCTGTTTTTTGATGTAAACTGCACGGATTTTAAATCTGAAGTATCGTTAAACAAAGATAATGAAACTCAAAGAAGCGATATCGAAATTCCTCATTTGGATATTAAACTGGAAGACCCAAACGGAGAATCGGATGATA GTAACAAAGAGAACAGCAACGAAGATTTGGaagattggagaaaaaaaccGGTAAATCAATGGGATGaaaaagacacaaaaaaatggttaatttcaacgataatcGTGGAATTGAGGGAATCTTACGACGTCTGCTGCAGGAGTGAAAAACTTGTTATGCCAGGACAAGAACTTCTAAGActgtcgaaaaataattttataaatctcTGTGGAACCATCGGAAGTAGGCTTTTCGAATTGTTGCCGAAGCAAAGCGCCCCAAAGACTCGTC GAAATGAACTTCGGCAATTATCGCTGCAAGATTTCATCAATCGTGATCCGATTAATGGGGAAAAGTTTTACGAATCGTTGCGAGAGGAACGCAACGTAAAACATAACG ATATTCCATTCCAACGATACCGAGTACCGTACTCCGACGACGAGACATCGGCCGACAGCACAGTCTCGATTTCTG ATGCAGAATCGGTGAGCAATATAGATTTGGCAAGAACAAAAGTAGAGCGAAAAGGAAGATCTG GCAGTCACACATTGTGGGTTTGGGAATTTTTACGAGACTTATTACGCAACCCGAAGTATTGTCCTGAATATGTATACTGGAAGGattacagcaaaaaaattttttgtttggttaaaaataaagaaatagcACAGATGTGGGGCAAACGTAAGAAAATTAAGAAGAAGGAGATGAACTACGACAAATTTAGTCGTGCGTTAAG gTATCATTATAAAAAAGGCACTCTTGAATCCGTTGATAAGGAGCGTCTTACTTATCGATTTGGTCCCGCGGCAACGGGATTAGAAACTGACGATCCCAACTTTGAAAAGGCTAGAGTCAAATACCAGCTCTAA